Part of the Lolium rigidum isolate FL_2022 chromosome 6, APGP_CSIRO_Lrig_0.1, whole genome shotgun sequence genome, accgctgtctttgttactcgctcgtTGTTATTTTactatcgctactactataaaacaagcttactatcgataaactcttgcgagcaagtctcgtttccaggtgcagctgaattgacaactccgttgttaaggctttcaagtattctttgtctccccttgtgtcgaatcaataaattgggtaatacttccctcgaagactgttgcgatcccctatacttgtgggtcatcatagctCGACAAGCTCGCCGGTGGAACGAATCTGGTACTTCAAGGGTTGAGCCGCGAAGATACGAGCGGTGTGTGGCGATGCTGCGACCGGTGGTGCTGCAAACCGGCGCGACCGGCAGCAGCGGTGCTGCAAGGTGGCACGATCGACGCTGCTGCAAGACGGATGTTGTGACCGGCGGTGATGGTGCTGCAAGGCGGTGCGCCCGGCGGTGGCGATAATGCTGCAAGGCGGCGCGACCGGCAATGGTGTTTCCATAGGCAGGCAAGGACCAGCAACAACGCTGCTGCAAGGCGGATGCTGCGaccggcggcggtggtgctgcAAGGCGGCGCGCCCATCGGTGGCTATGGTGCTGCAAGGCGGTGCGACCGGGCGGCGGTGGTGCCATAGGCAGGCGACGACCGGCGTGACCTGCGGCCGCACTGCTGCAAGACGGATGCTGCGACCGGCGGCGGTAGTGCTGCAAGGAGGCGCTCCCGGCGGTGGCGTTGCAAGGCGGCGCGACCGACGGCGGTGCTGCCATAGGCAGGCGACGATGCTGCTATCGGGTGGAGGTAGTGCCGCTATGGTTAGCGGCGATGCTGCAAATGTTCACCGAAGGTGCTACCACCAGTCAGTGTTGGAGCTGCAAGAAAGTGACGATGTCACCATTCGAAGTTGGAATGCTGCCGGTGGTGCGCCGGCGAGGAGTTTCACGATATTATAAATCTTTTGCTACAAATATTTTATGgttttgctactttagtataTTGTTGTTGCTACAAGGACTCCGGCGATGTCTCCGGCGAgatctatttttttatttatttctagatgaaccgttttttgcttcaatgaagtaaAAGTGGGACTTTTTTCGCTGCGACGAAACAAAATGAATAGTCATCATAGCTCTCTTCCTATTTTaatcgaaccgttttttgcttcaatgaaataAAAGCGGGGCTTTTTTACTTCAATGAAGTAAAAGTGGGATTTTGAGACAAAATTAGACACAACAATCGATCTAACGGTCCAAATTAGTTTAATCGAGCGGTTGGGGACCCGGAGGCTGGGGCGTTTGCAGCCTCCGAACGATCCTCAGCGCTGCCCTTGTGAAAATGACCTGGACCTTCCGGGTTGTCTGGCCTCCGGACAGCAGGATTTGCGGGCGACGGCTGGGTTCTCTTTTGACTTGGCGCGGCACGACTTGACCAGTCAGTTAATGGAGAAAGCGACGGCAGTGCAGCCAGAGGTATTGACGAAGGCCCCAGTTCACCACCGCCGGCCGGCTCCGGGCAAGACACGGCTGCGACGCCGTCCACTCCTCGACCAGGAACGCCGTGTTGACGCTCCGCCagaggactttgaagccacccgCCGGGCACCGGCTGCCTCCGCCGTGGCCGACCATGGCATGGACTGGAGCAAGCATCTTTTGAACAAGAACTGACCATTCAAGCCGAAAAAGCTTCGTAATCATGGTGGCATGGAGCAAGCATCTTTTGACCACGCGAGCCAAAAAGATTCGCAATCTGCATGATTTCTCACAATCTCACATGAATTTACATTTGACACATCAACTAAAACAGCGAGCTCACGAAACGGCCCAAGAGAGGTCATCAGCTGTGGAGGCTACATATATATCAGCTGTGAATTTGGCCGAGCACACAAAGCCATTCCCTCTAATTCGCACAAATAAATAATACAATTATCATGACATCAAGTAAAACTATCTGAAGGAACCACACGGTTGGTCTCTCTTTCAGAAACTAATCAACACGGTAAAAGAAATGAGCTACAGCAAGAATCCCTTCCACCCGAGTTAGGTTTTGTTAGCATCAGCAGCTCCGCTTCCTGGAGCTTCCCAGCGTGAGCTCCAGGTCGTCCGATCCAGAGTCCTCGTGGATCCTCTCGCCCTCCCACGCCCTCACCAGTCCAGGGGCCTGCTGAGCGCCGCCGTTGGTGCTGCTTCCGAACGCAAACTCATCGGAGACCACATCCATCATGTGAACGTCCGGGTGCCGCGCCATCATGCCGGGGATCACAGGAGAGCATGTGCCGCTCTGCCCAGGTGTGCACATCCTCGACGAGCCATTGCCGGGGGCAGGGATCGCTTCTTTGAAGACGCTGAATGGGTTAGATGACATGAGGCTGAAAGTAGGCGATGAAGGGCTCGTTGATGAGATCTGGATACCAGCTAGCCAAGCTGGATCAGGAACCATTTGACGCCCAGGGCTCGGTGGGGTGGAGTTGACCACGCACGGACTGTTTGAACCATGCCATggaggctggatcggcggctcgtCCCAGTCGGTCTTCATGCGAGGGGTGCGCGCGGTCGGTGAGCTTAGCGGAGGAGTCACCGGGGCGCTGATAGAGCCACCGTGGATCATCAGCGGTGGAAGATGAGGGCGCTTGTTTGAATGGTTAGAAGTGGAGAAAGTTTGGAGCCAAGGTAGGATAGGGCTGGCATCGACACCGTTTACCATGCCGTTAGATTGAGGGAGGAACGGGGAAGATGCGCCGCTCGGGAACGAAGACGAAGTAGGGCTCGCGTTGTATGATGCCCGCGGGCTCGGCTGGTAAGAGGAACATGGGCTCGGTGATACGGAGCACCCTATTGCGTCCATGCGTTCTGCAGGTCTGCATCCCTGTGAAGAAAAATCAAGAGTGTGTTAGTTTTGTGTTATCACAAGAGGAACCATGCTATCTTCATCATCTAGCTGAAAGCAAATCAGATGCTATTTCGACAGATTTAGCACAGTAAGTACAAGGCACTCTGTTTGGCACCAAGATGTCCTGAACCAAAAGAAGGAGGAAGAAACGCGCCAAATGAGACGCGACAGCAAATAAACCAGCTCGTACAACACAGCACCAGTTTGCAAGTAGTAGTAGGACTCGTACCAAGTAATGTAGTACGATAGACCGAACTAAAGTAGTAAATGTAGTAGCCATGGCATGGTTCATGGCGCAATGTTAATATGCGATGTGACCGCCGTTTCCTCAAATTCGACCCATTAGATGCATTTCCCTATGATCAAATACCAAGCACAAGATGGTGAACATCATGCCTCAAATGTAGAGTTCCCCACCGCATACTCTGCAGCACACTTAACATGTGACTCTGCAAGTTGGATTACAGCAATGCAGTGCTGTGCACACTATACTAGCTTACTGGCATGAACACACACAACAAGCAATCATCGAGAAGCAAGCAATAATTGAGGAGGAGATTAGAGTAGCTTCGGTTCAGCCAGTTGCTTGCTAAGCTACACATCCTAAAGCCTGTGAATCAGGATCCACCGAGGGGTAGAACAGCAACAGGGAATGCAAGGAAGCAGCTCAGTTCATCGGCGCGCCTGTTCATCCGATCCGATAAGCCCCCAAGATTCTCAGGCAAGCAAGCATCTCAATTATAAACCCAATAGAATCTAGGtagctttttttattttttgccccCGACGACCGGAAATTCCACGGCCGCGCCTACCACCACCCACCCACCCAGCCAGGCCGAGTCCAGCAGGGGCACCCGTGCACGCACGTCCGGTCCAGTCTGGCGTGTCCCACCATCGGTACCCCACGTGCGACCCGCCCCCGAAAAAAAGGAAGGAAAATAAATTACTCGTAGGAAAGGTACGACCGGACGCTACACAGTTCACACCGTGCCGGCAGCTACAGGCTGAATGAGATCCACGGCGTGCGGCGCCGTTGACAAACGCCGGCGAGCGAGGTAGCTACCTAAGCCGCGGCGCCGCTGGCCTATAGGGGGTCAACCGGTTGGACCCGGAGCTGGAGATCCGGCCGGCGGTGCGGGCAGCAGAGTAGACAGCAGAGCAGAGAGGGAGCTCAGTAGTAGTAGTAGGACACGGACGAACCTTGCGGTACGTGGTGCCGTCCTGCTCGACGACCCAGCCGGCCTCGTTGCAGAGCGCCTTGAGCACCTCGTTGTTGTCGCAGTGCTTGGGCAGCTTGTACCCTCCGTGCGCGCGCAGGCCGGAGAAGATCTTGGCCGCGATGGCGCGGCGCCGGCGCTCCCTGCGCTTGTTGTTCTCGCGCTCCCGCCACGTGGGCATCCTGCCCGCCGCGCCCCCCGCCGCGCCGaacccgccatcgccgccgccgcctccacccgggTCCATGCCCAGCTCGCCGAGGCCGCCGTCTGGAGTCGAGTGGGGAGTAGCGAGAGGGGATCACAGGGAGGGAGGGGGGAAAGAGAGGGAGGGGGTGGGTGGGGGAGCAGTGGCGTGTGCTTTGAAAAGCCCCCAGCTCGGGTGGGTACCTCACCTGCCCCTCGATTTCGTGCTATTTACACTCCTTGCCAGCATGAACTTGGAAGGAGCGCAGATCGGAGCTGGAGGGCAGGGAGGTAATTGCGCGGCCCCCGCGCAGGCAAGGCAGCTGGGTGTGGTGCGGGGGAGGGGGGCAAGCCCACGAAGCGTGTTGCGCAGCGGCGGGGGCGGTCCACGTCAACGAGCGCTGCACGTGGGCGCCCACGGGCCGTGGGACCCGCGCGCCCGGCCCGTGTGGTGGCGGGGCCCGCCGCCGGGGGGCACGTGAGCCTGCTGTTTTTCAGGGCCATGCACTCcaatattttttttctttattttcatcCTCGTACGCCCGTTCTGGatacattttttatttattttccggCGTGCTCGTGTATTTTATTATTTTAGTCCCGCATCGGCGTGCGGGGGAGCAGTAAAGCTGGCTAGTGTGGACAGAGGCGGAACGGGGTGCGACTGGGAACGCGAACGCGCGGGAATGGATCACGGGTGGGGCTCGGAGGGATCGAAACGTGGCGGCCGAGGCATCTTTTTGCCCGCGTGCGTCGCAGTGGGAGACGGGGAGTGGGAACGGAAACCAGACGGGAACGGGCTACTTTCTCTGCACGCACTCCCTCCCTGTGCGCAAAGTCAGGAGGTACAGCGTGGACTCACGCGGGCTGCACAAAAATACTCCATCGCCATGTCCATATCCATCTCCATCGGCGACCTCAGTATACCtgggggcatgggcagcccggcccaacCCAACTCGGGCCGAAAATTCTGGGCTGGGCCAGGCCAAGTTTACAAGTCGGGCCAGGCTCGGGCTGCAATATCGAGCCTGACGATCGGGTCGGGGTGGGCTTCACGCAAACAAAAAAATGCAATTTTAGCCGTAGTTGGGCTGGCTTTTTTGGGCTTCGGATCAAGCTCGGGCCTGATTTTGCGGGCCAACAGTTGGGCCTAGGTTTCCAGCTTTGGGCTTTTTTAGGCTCAGCCCGAGTTTTGCCCAGGTATAGGCGTCATCGCGTGTGCCTGTCGAGATCTGTTCGACGGGCAACGCCAGATGTTCGTCCACACCGGCTAAGAGAGAGGTTCGTCCGCGCTTACAACTTGGAGGTCGGTTGTTTGCTGAGCTTCAAGTACGAATGCGCCAATGAGCTCAGGGATAAAGGTGTTCGATGGCAAATGCTTTCGCATGCACTACCACGGCAATAACACCAACGATTTGATAGCGAGGATGGCAAAGTTTAGGTTTTCGGATGTTCTTCCTTTGCAGCGAAGATGGTGAGGGCTAGCAGAAGCCTCTAGTATAAGTTTCTCGATGTTCTTCATTTGCAGCGAAGATGATGAGGGCTAGTAGAAGCCTCTAGTATAGATTTCTCGATGTTCTTACTTTGGAGCGAAGATAGTGAGGGCTAGCAGAAGCCTATAGTATAGGTTTCTCATTGTTCCTACTTTGGAGCGAAGATTTGAGGGCTAGCAGAATCCTCTAGTATAGGTCTCcaggtgttctttcttcgcactgAAGAAGGGAAGGGCCAGCAGAAGCCACTGGTGTAGGTTTATGGATGTTTCCTTCGCAATGAAGAAGGCAAGGGCCAACAAGAACCTTTAGTGTAAGTTTATGGATTTTTTTTCCTTCGCATCGAAGAAAACAAGGGTCGAAAGAAGTTTCtagtgtttaaatttgaaaacaagGGCTTTTTATGGCTTCGGGCCAAGCTCGGGCCCGATTTTGCAGCCCGGCAGTCGGGCCGGGCTCAGGCCTGATTTTTCGGCCCGACAGTTAGGCTGGCCTCAGGCATAGGTTTCTAGCTTCGGGCTTTTTTAGGCTCAGCCCGAGTTTTTCCTAGGTATAGGCCTCAGTGCGTGTGTGCATGTCGAGATCTGTTCAACGGGCAAGGCCAGATGTTCGTCCACACCGGCTGAAAGAGGTTCGTCCGCGCTTACAAATTGGAGGTCGGTTGCTTGCTGAAGTTCAACTACAAAGGCACCAATGAGCTCATGggtgaaggtgttcgacaacAAATGCTTTCGTAG contains:
- the LOC124664939 gene encoding protein BZR1 homolog 2-like; amino-acid sequence: MDPGGGGGGDGGFGAAGGAAGRMPTWRERENNKRRERRRRAIAAKIFSGLRAHGGYKLPKHCDNNEVLKALCNEAGWVVEQDGTTYRKGCRPAERMDAIGCSVSPSPCSSYQPSPRASYNASPTSSSFPSGASSPFLPQSNGMVNGVDASPILPWLQTFSTSNHSNKRPHLPPLMIHGGSISAPVTPPLSSPTARTPRMKTDWDEPPIQPPWHGSNSPCVVNSTPPSPGRQMVPDPAWLAGIQISSTSPSSPTFSLMSSNPFSVFKEAIPAPGNGSSRMCTPGQSGTCSPVIPGMMARHPDVHMMDVVSDEFAFGSSTNGGAQQAPGLVRAWEGERIHEDSGSDDLELTLGSSRKRSC